From the genome of Pirellulaceae bacterium:
GTATCACGTTCCGAAACGCCGCCTTTTGGTTTGGATGGCTATTGTCCGGTAACGTTGTTGAAACGTGACGTTTGGAAGAAGGGTGATCCGCGATTTGGTGTCATCCATCGTGGCCGGACTTACTTGTTCACCTCCGAAGTTGCCAAGAAGGAATTTATGGCCACACCGGACGACTTCAGTCCGGTACTTGCTGGCATTGATCCGGTGTTGTTGGCTGACGGCGGTGAAGCGGTCGAGGGTCGCCGAGCCCATGGAATTGTTTATCGAAAACGCGTCTTCCTATTCACGACGGAAGAGAATCTGCAACGGTTTTGGCAAGAGCCGGAAAGCTATGCCGCTCCGATTCGCCAGGCGATGGAATCAGGCACCGTCAACCGTCTCTTCCGGTAGGTTGTCTCTGTTTCGGCATTGCGAGCAACCGCAGAGTTCACGTAGGCGGGGCCAAGTGTAGAGTCCCGTATCGTGGCCATCGGACCAGATGATTTTGAGTGCGTAATTGCCCACGAGCTTGGCGTCGTCAATGCGAATGGTCTCAGGGACGGAATCTGGATCGAGCAGCAACGCGCCTGTGATCTCATGCACACATTGGGCGCAGCGGCACTTTTCCCGTAAGTATTTGCAGGGATAACTCCATTCATGCCCGTCTGGCCATGAAATCATTAGACAGCCGGCCTCGCGCGAGGCTTGGAGCTTAGTAGGTGGTTTCATTTTTCGTGTGGTTGCCAGCCCATGGAACGCTTGACCGCTTCTTGCCAACGATGATAACGCGTCTCCCGTTCGTCACTCGCCATCTGAGGGGTGAATTCTTGGTCGAGTTGCCAGTGCTGCTCAACGACGTCTATCCCTTCCCAGTAGTCGATCGCGATCCCTGCGAGATAGGCCGCGCCCAGGGCTGTCGTTTCGGGAAGTGTGGGGCGCTGCACTGTCACACCCAGAATATCCGACTGGAATTGGAGCAAGCGATTGTTGACACTCGCTCCGCCATCCACTTTGAGCATATCCAGCTTGACACCCGCAGCCGTCTCCATGGCTTGTAGCACGTCACGCGATTGAAAAGCCATCGATTCCAGAGCGGCCAAACCTAAATGTCCTGCGGTGGTGCCTCGCGAGAGACCCACGATGGTGCCGCGGGCATAAGGATCCCAATAGGGTGCGCCCAAACCGACAAAAGCCGGGACCAAGTAAACGCCTTCGGTATCCGATACGTTGGCAACGAGCTGTTCAATCTCCTCGGATGACTTGATCAATCCCAAGCCGTCTCGAAGCCATTGCACGACTGCTCCGCCAATGAACACGGAACCCTCCAGGCAGTAAGTGACTTTTCCGTCAATTGACCAGCCGATGGTGGTGAGCAGGTTTGAGCCGGATTGGATAGGTTGATCTCCCGTGTTCATCAACAAAAAACAGCCGGTGCCATAAGTATTTTTTGCCAATCCGGGATGGAAGCAAGCTTGACCGAATAAGGCCGCCTGCTGATCTCCCGCACAACCGGTGATCGGGATCGACTTGCCAAAGACTGTGGCTTCCCCCAACTTACCGCTGGAAGGACCGACTTCCGGAAGCATCGCTCGGGGGATGCCAAGGATCTTTAATAGTTCATCATCCCAATCCAGTGTGTGGAGGTTGAACATCAGCGTTCGACTCGCGTTGCTCATGTCGGTAATATGGGTTTTGCCCTCGGTCAGTCGCCATATCAAGTAAGTATCGACCGTACCGAACAGGATTTCGCCACGAGCCGCCCGTTCTCGTAGGCCTTCGTGTTTGTCGAGCAGGTATTTGACTTTGGTACCAGAGAAATACGAGTCGAGCAGTAAGCCCGTTTTTTCACGAAAGGTGTCCTCGTAGCCTTCCCGGCGAAGCTGGTCGCAAATTCCGGCGCTGATGCGACTTTGCCAAACAATCGCATTGTCGACCGGCTCTCCGGTCTGGCGGTCCCAGAGAATCGTTGTTTCTCGCTGATTTGTGATCCCGATCGCGGCAATCGATTCCGCTGTTTGACCTGCTTTTTCGATTGCTTTTACCGCGACTTCGTATTGTGTCTCCCAGATATCTATTGGATTGTGTTCCACCATTCCAGGCGACGGGAGAATCTGTTTGAACTCGCGCTGCGCCACCCCGATGTTCTGTCCCTGATGGTCGAACACCATCGCGCGACTCGAAGTGGTCCCTTGATCAAAAGCCAATACATACTTAGTCATGAATCGCACCTAAGTGGGGTTTGAGTGGCAAAGGTACAGGAGGTTGCAGCGGCTGAAAGCATCGGCACCACAGTGTATACGATTCCATTCGGTCGGTGCATGAACCTAGAGTGCGTTTTTTAGAAGTGACAGGCCGAGTACCCAGCAAGAGTGTCCGATCGGCCTGTCAAGGCGCGTCTCAGTTGATAAGAATCGATGTGGGAAGATTTTGCAATCGCTCAGTGATCAAGCCGTTCACTGATGATACGTTCCAGTCGTTTGATCTGGATTTGGGCGAATTCAAGATCGGGGGAAATTTCGACCGCACACTGAAAGTAAAGTAACGCCAGTGTGGGATTGTCCAATTGGAGGTAACAATCGCCGATCGCCAACGCCGATGTGAAGTGAAAGGGATCACAATTGAGGGCTTGAGCGAAATCATCGATCGATTCGGATATGCTAGTCTCGGATCGTACTGCGATTCCACGTTGGTGCCAGGCTTCTGCAAAAGCTGGCTGTTCCGCAAGGATTTTATCGCACCCCTCGATTACCTCTTCGAATTCACCTGTCGTATTCTGTCTCGACAAGCATTGCAGCTTGTGGCAATGATGCGGAGGGCCAGAACGCGTCCAAAGCGAATGAATGCCGTCGGACGCGATCAGTCTCACCGCCCGGTCCGTATCTCGAAGACAAGGGCCGACAAATGGCAGAGAACTCTCACCGCCCAGAAATGTGACGGCGAGAACCGCGCTGCGACGGGTCGCCGGATTGTGACTTTGTGTTAAGCGGTGTAGCGTGGCCAGTGTGTAATGCTCGGCCGTCGCCGCAATAAAATCGGCTGTGCGCCCTTCACGCAGAAATCGGTAATAGAATCGGCACAGCAGCGCGGTAGACTGGGGATGCTCGGACACGTGGTGTGGCTCACTCAGGAAATGGTCTGATTGCCGGTGCAGTACGCAAGAATGTGAGTTTAAATCCTATGGGAAAACACAGCAACTCATTGGTTGCATCTTCGTCCAAAAACGCTCGTTGGTTTGTACCGATTATAGCGTTTACGAACTGTTTGCCCCGGATATGTCAAGTTGCCCGAACGCTAGCAGCGTTGGCCGGGTGGTTGTTGCTTAACCAATCGACTGCAGTGTGGGCTCAAACAAAGACTTCAGCGATCGCATTCGAAAAGCGTCTTGAGGCACCCGTTGAGGTAACTTGGGCGAATGCTCCGTTGCGTCGTTCGTTACTCCGATTGGCAGAGTCCCAGGCCATTACGATCTTCTTGGATCGGAGGCTCGATCCCAACCAGCCGTTGGATATTCGAATCCACGCTTCCTCTTTGAGATTGGGCCTCGAAGAATTGGCGAATCAATATGATTGGCAAGTGAGTGAGCTTGGCAAAGTGGTTTATCTGGGACCACGGCCTACCGCAGGAAAAATCTCGACTCTCGCTGAGATTAATCGCGGCCGTTTGAAGAAGCTTAAGCCGACCCAACGGCGAGGTTGGCAAATGGCTCGTTCCAGAAGTTGGTCTAAATTAACCGAGCCCAGGCGACTCCTGGAGCAATGGGTTTCCCGAGCCGGAGTTGAGCTGCTTGGTGTGAACAGAGTGCCACATGATCTATGGGATCAAGGAAGTTTGCCTGCCGCAACGCTCTTGGATCAAATCACGATTTTACTCGCCGGTTTTGATCTGTCCGTGAGTCTCAATCGTGATGGCTCGGGGCGCATCGTGAAGATTCCAAGTGAGGTAGCGGTCGAGCACCCGTACCGTTTAACTCCATCGCAACGGAATCGTCTGCAGGAGTTGCAAGAACTGGTTGGTCTAGAATCATTGGAACTGAATGGGATGCAGTTGCTCGTGAATGGAACCACGGAGGCCCACCGTAAAATAAAGCGATGGCTTTCCGGTCAGCGTTCCGCGACTGCAGATCAAGCACTTGTTCAGCGTCGCTATTCGCTAACGGTCGAAAATCAACCACTCGAGGGTGTCCTGCGGTCGCTTTGCCAGCAACTGGGGTTCCGCCTGAATCTTGAGGGGATTCCCCAGGAAAAGCGTGGCCAATTGATTAGCTTTCGCGTTCAAAATGCGACGGAGTCTGAGTTGCTCACGTCGACCGTTTCCCCAGCCGGACTCAGCTATCGGCGCGAGGGCGATCAGCTGCGCATTACACAACCGTAACTTTCGCAGTGAACCGTGGGTCCAAAATGGCCACCGGCACTCTCGGCGTTGCGCCATTGGAGCTTGCTGTTAAGCCAGCGCTTTTTCAAGCGCTTCTTGGATTCCGGACGCAATTTTGCCTTTGAACATCATGGCGGCAAATGGCAATTCGCCTTTGAACAAGACTTTGTCTTCTTCGACTGTCATTGTTCCTTCGATTTTAATTCCAAAGGTGGAGAATGAAAAAGTGAGGACATTGTCGGCCCAACTGCCTTGCATGTCGCTGATTTGGTCTTTGTATTTGCGTTCCATCGTCTCCAGAAATGACGCCATTCGTTCTTGAGCAGCTGCCTGACCTAACGAATGGGGAACCTCTACGTTGAACGAAGGCATGGATGACCTCTGTCGATTTTCTTTGAAAAATCCAATATTTTAGGTGCTCAGAAGAACCTGTTCCTGCTGAGGTTAGGTTTCAGAGTGTAACAAAAGCTTGGGTTGTCGTTTAGTCGAGCTTGAGCGGGTGGTTTTTGTCGGTAAAGGACATGATATGCGATTTCAGCGGGGTGGTTGGGTGGTCGGTAGCTTGGTGATGCTGGGCCTTTTGGCCGCCGTCTGGGCCTTTTGGCCTTATCGACTCCCACACCCGGACGTTTGTGATCAGGACCAACTCTATCGTTGGATGGCTTTGCGAGATTTGAGTGAGGAGCCACGGGATATCCAAATCTCGTTGGTTGGACGTTTTCAAGATTTGATGGAAGAGCAGCGATTGGGTGAGAGTGTTGAAATTGATCCTCGATACGAATCACGTGTGACTGCGAATCGTAAGGTGTTGCAGGATCTCTGGTTTCAGGATGCGATCGAGCAATTCAATCTGTTGCCGGTGAATCAACGGGCTGAGTTTTTGGATCGTCAAATTGGGACGATTCAGGGCTGGCGAGCCATGTCTGGCAATTCGGATTGGCACGAGGGTTCCCATGCGATTGGAACGCAATTGAACGTTTGGCTCGTGTCGGAAGATGAAACGGCTCGCGTGGTTTCAACTTTAGCCGCTGGCTTTCTGCGCTGGCTTGCTACCCACGACTTGAGCGACGTGTCACTGCAGTCCCGCGAACAAGTGGTGGGCATGTTAGCTGATGCACTTGAAACAAGGGAATTGAATTCGGTTTCTGAATCGTTACCGGGGCAACTTTCCACGGTGCTACCAGAAGATACGGATTTATTGACAGCCAATGGCGAGCTCCTTCTTGAAGCTTGGTACTATCTTCAGGCACGGCGGCACTGGGCTTTGCCGGTCGATGCTCGTGCCGATTTCGTTGTTGAGCAGGTCAACCGAGTGAAAACGTCTCCCCTGATTCCCCTGCTCATGGCTTCAGACTCAACGGATTCTGTCACGAATCAGAATCCGTTATTTGCGGCGATGAAGATGTTGCAAACCGTCGATCGGTGGATCCAGCGAGCAGATGCTACGGATCACGAAATGTTGTCACAATTCAAGCTGGCTGTTCAGCAACAACTGCTCAAATCACGCTTCCCATGGATGAAACTCCAGCCCTGACCGATGTTTGATACATGGGAGTGTCCACGGTTTAGTCGTTTGCTGTCAACAAACCGAGCACCCCTGCGCCTTCTTCGTGATGTTTTAGATTGTCTTCGTAAGTGTGTCGATCAGACGGGTGCCACAATGGCAATCCGTCCTGTATACGGCGCGCCAGAATTTCAAGTTTTTCATCACTTCCCGGCAACGCGTCAGTCGCTCGAAAGTCTCGTTCCGGCATCGTTTCGGGTTCGAAGGTCCAGTCACCAGATTGAATTGCTTGGAGTACGGACTTTGGCACTTCCTGCTCCTCCACGAAATGGCTGTATGCAACTCAGTCGCATGTCAATCAGAAGCCTCCGTGCGAACAATTCCCCTCCTCGAATTTCACGCCACCAGTATTGGAGTCTGAGTAGCCGCTGTCAACATTTATCCGTAGCTTGAAAATATTTCCTGAATCTTCCGTGAATTGGGTTGCAATCGTCTCAAGTTGTCCGTTTGAAATTCGAATCTTCTGGATTCGTCAAACTGCTTGTGACGAACAGATCTCACAGAGCTTACTTACGAAGTCTGCATCGATGTTCTGGGTGCGATCGCCGCGGCAGGCGGCGGATCGAACGGCCATCACTGTTGGACTTAGTGGTTGCAGTTGCCGCATGGCTGACTGATCGAGTGATCCGGCAACTACCATGATTTTGTTAGCCCGTCGTCCCCGCTCGATCCACCGAAAAATCTCAGACTCGGAGAGGTGGGCTAACAAGTTTCCCCGGCTTTTGTCGAAAGTGTCGATCAGGAATGCGGAACAGCCCAGTTCGAGCCCAGCCTGGAATACGTCGTCAATTCTTGGTGACCTGGCGAGCTGCCAGTCAGCGTAGGCGACCGCAACTGAATCGACGTGTGGGTGCAGTGCTTGATGTTTTTTTTGTAAGCGTTGTTGCCAATCCTTGACATTCAAGCAGCCCGCCAAGCCTACCTTGGCAAAATCAGTTCGTGCGGGAACCTCTTCTGCGGCAAGTGCTTGATCGTCGAGTAATTCGCCCAAAGCAACGCTGACTTTATGGTGGGGCTTGGCCGCTGCCACAATCGTACGCAGGACATCGATTGACGCGGCACCCAACGATCCGTGTTCGGGCTCTTTGACGTCGATGAAACGAATTCCGGCTTGGTCTGCGATGTTGAATTCAGTAGGGGATCGTACGCTAATCAGCAGTTCTGTCATGCTTTGGTTGTTTTTCTGGCTCTCTTAATCGCCGCTAAATTCGAATTCATTTGAGTCACTACTTCTCGGTTCAAGGGCTCCGTCCAGGTTCCCCGCACAATAATGTAGCCGTCAGCCCATTTGCCCAAGGATTGGTTGACAGAACGTTGGTGCCACTCGGTGGCACGCTCCGCGAGCCGGACAACTACCGTGACGCTGTTTACATCCTGCTGCAGCGAGAGTGGAATCATGCTCGGACCTTCTCCCAAAAAAAAGCACTCGACTGCATCGAGTGGTACCCGGATTGCTTTGACGTTTTTCAAGTAAACGAGCAATTCATCCGGTTCGTAGCAAATACGAGGTAAACATGTCCACCAGATCTGTTTTGCCAATAAGAAAGTTCCGCCCAGTAGGAGGCACCACGCGAAGATCGCTATAATTAGCCTCAGCGTTCCCGGTCCTGGTTGGCTGGTCATCAAGAGGAACAGTCCAGCTAAACTCGGGAGAGCGGCGAGGATTGTCAGTGCGATGGAAGCTCGACGGTTGTTTCGTAGTAGTACTTGGGCCATGGCGCAGGCCTTGGTCGGAGCGAGCGGGAAATAACTGAATCTTATATTTTAGCAAATCGCCTGCTTGTTACCGATGGGGCATGGCTCCATTTAGGTTGGTGACGATCAGCGAAATTTCGAGGGCAGGATCCGAGATGGCAAAAGAGTTTGTGCAAATTGAATGGTCAGCGGCAATCGAAGATGATTGTCGGCATTTGATCAGGTTGGCCGTTCGGGAAGATTTAGACCGCACCTTCGATTGGACGACGGTTGCACTGGTCCCGGAGCAAAGTCGTGGTGCTGCTCGGATGGTGAGTCGGCAGGCGGGTGTGGCTGCCGGTTGCCAAGTGGTGCCGATCATTATCGACGAGTTAAATGCGGAGCTAGAGTGGTTGCCCCTCGCCGCAGATGGCGATCGACTAAATCAAGGCGATGAAATTGGCTCGTTGAGGGGGTCCGTTCGTGATCTTTTGGTGGCCGAACGCCTCGTTTTGAATCTGGTGGGGCGATTGACCGGCATTGCGACGTTGACGTCGGATTACCTAGCAGCCATCGCCGGAACGGAGGCCAAAATCTACGATACGCGAAAAACAACGCCCGGCTACCGTAGATTGGAAAAATATGCCGTTCGATGTGGAGGTGGGAGGAATCATCGTGGAGGTCTCTATGAAGCCGTTTTGATCAAAGATAATCACTTGGATTTCGGATTAAGTGACCTTGGGCAGCCATTCACTGCTGCTCAAGCGGTGGTCGCAGCCCGCGAGTTCCTCCATGAAACACTCTCGAAGACGCAAGCCGAAGAGATGATTCTCGAGATCGAAGTTGATAATCTTGAACAACTCGATCAGGTGTTGCCAAAGGCGCCAGATATCGTGTTGCTGGACAACATGACTCCGTCGTCGTTGGCAAATGCCGTCTCGCGACGAAATCGGATCGCTCCTCAGGTACAACTCGAGGCGTCAGGAGGCGTTAATTTAAAGACCGTTCGGGAGATAGCAGACAGCGGGGTCGATCGTATCAGTGTGGGAGCGTTGACCCATTCGGCCGCCTCGCTGGATATCGGAATGGATTGGCAATGTTGACGCGAGAAGAACTGACTTAAGTAATCAAATTCTGGGGCTGTCCGGCGACGAACGCGGAGATGTTGTCCACGGTGATTTGCATCAGGCGACGACGCGCTTCGAGCGTCGCCCAAGCCTGATGGGGTGTGATGAAACAATTCTTCGCTGAAAGTAGGGGATTGTCTGCGGTGATGGGTTCACGAGAGACTACATCGAGACCTGCGGCCGCGATCAGTCCATTATTCAATGCGTCGGCCACGTCAGCCTCAACAATCAAATCGCCGCGTCCCGCATTGATCAAGACCAACGATGATTTGCATTGGACCAGTAAATTACGGTTCACAAGCCCCTTGGTCTGATCGGTGAGCGGACAATTCAAACTGATGATATCGGCGCGCCGAGTTAGCGTCTCGATGTCGGTCCACTCGAATGGTGAGTAACTCGGGCGATCTTTTTGACTGCGCGAATTCGCCAACACTTGCATGCCAAACGCGTGTGCCAATTGGCCAACTGCACGGCCGATGCGACCGAATCCGACGATACCGATGCTCTTGCCCGTTAGTTCGGTGAGAGGCTGCTTCCAAAAACTGAAATCTTGCCGCGCTGACCATTCGCCCGCTCGCACGGCTGTGTCATGGATGTCGACTCGATGCATAATGTGAAGTATTAAAGCGAATATGTGTTGTGCCACCGAATCCGTACCGTATACCGGCACATTCGACGCTGAGATCCCCAGTTCACGCGCCATGTTGGTGTCGACGCAGTCGTGACCGGTGGCGGTAACCGTGATGAATTTTAGCTCCGGCAATGCTTTCAACAGGCGCTCGTCCAGGCGAACTTTGTTGGTCACCAGCACTTGGGCCCCCCGACAGCGATCAAGTAACTCGGCCTCGGAGCTTCGATCGTGGACCGTGACCTCCCCGAGAGTCTCGAGCCCTGTCCATGGATTGTCGCCCGGATTCAGAGTTGAGCCGTCAAGTACGACGATTTTCACGGTCTTTTCCTCTCGTTAACACTGCTGCGAAATCGTATTCAGAATCGTAACTAGATTAACCCACTTCTGGGTTCAGGCCCATGGCGTGACCGGTTGCGACCCGCTGTTTTTCAGGCGGAATTTGGTTTGTTGATAAAAAAAAACTGCTTTATATGAAAAAACTTCAAAAATCGCGCCCTTTCGCTTACACTAACCTCCAATCACTTAAAGCCATGCCGGTTAGGGAGACTTCGTGAGACCGTTGGGAGCTTGCCGTGCAAATTACGGATGTACAAGTCAATCTGTGCGAGGGTAGCGAAGATCGCCTTCGGGCCTACTGCGCTATCGTGATCGATAACGAATTTGTGGTGCACAATATTCGAATTATCGAAAAATCAAATGGATTGCTGATTGCGATGCCGAGTCGTAAGCTGACGCTCAAGTGCCCATCGTGTCGGATGAAAAATCCAGTGGACGCCAAGTTCTGCATGACGTGCGGCGATGCGTGTGATCGGGAAGAAGCTGATCGCCAAGCAGAGGCGAAAATTCATTTTGATATCGCCCATCCCATCAATCCAGTTTGTCGCCAAATGATTGAATCGGCCGTCTTGGAGGCTTACCGAAAAGCTCGTGGCTCGATGGTGGAGAAAGTGGGTTAGCGAGTTGATGCTGTGAGGCGAGTGGTTTTTGGGGGATTTCTGCCTTTCGTATTGCTGGCAAGCGATTTTTAATTCCCCAATTTGTTTCGGCTTCCGATATTTCGGGTGGAGATTGGGACCACTCGATGGATGTTCTATCCAAAATGACTCCGTCAGTGAACGGTCGGTGGGCTGGGTGCGTCCAACTAAAGTCTTGCCGGATTGAATGGTGTGCGGGGGATCGTTCCCGATGCGCGGGCTCGCAGTAGTGGTCGAAGGCGGTCGATAACCTCTTGTGTTTGACGGTTTGAATGTATCGCCAAATTGTCAAATTCGAATGGATCGTTTTGGTGATCGTAAAGCTCGACCCCTGATTTCCCTTCTGCCCATTCGGTAAATCTCCAACGTGTTGTGCGGATCGTGCAACCCATTACGGGTTGGTGGAGACGATCATCGGCAGGCCGCAGGATCTGGGTCACAGCCAAACCGCTCCAGTTGGCCGCGGGGTTCGTGAGCAGCGGGGAAAGATCTTGTCCAGCGAGTGCTGTCGGCGTTGGGACTTTCGCGAGCTTCGTCAGTGTTGGATAGATATCTACGAATTCCACAATTCCTTGCGCTGATCGGCCGTTCCCCTGCGCACTCGGGTGGCGAATGATCAAGGGCGCACGAGCTGACTGTTCAAATAGGGTTCGTTTTTGCCAGATGCCGTTGTGTTCACCCAAATGGTAACCATGGTCGCTCCAGAGAACGACGATCGTATTCTCGGCCAGTTCAAACCGGTCGAGAGCGTCGAGTAGACGCCCCACTTGGGCATCAATAAATGAGACGCTTGCGTAATAAGCTTGTCGGGCGGAACGCAACACATTGCGTTTGAGATTGTAATTCGGGATTGGGCAATTGTGGGCGAACGCTGCTACGGGGATGTCCCCACGATCGTTGGCTGGTGCGTAAGGCAGTCGCATCGTGATGAGTGGATAGAGCTGGAAATATTTTTTTGGAGCAACAAAGGGTGTGTGAGGACGAAAAAAACCAACGCCCAAGAAAAAGGGACGCTTGCCTGAATTTGCCATCCAGCGAATTGCTTCACTGGCAATCATACCGTCCGTCTGTTCTTCATCCGTTCCCTCGGCGGCTAACCAACTCAAGGCGCCACTGATCTTTCGATGGGGCTCTGCGTTGAAAACGAGTCTTTCGTCGGACTTGTCTCGCCCTCGTGGGTTGAGGGTCTGATCCCAGGAAGGAGGATCATCAAATCCATTGGTTCCAATGGCTGCTGGAACATTGTAGTGGTAGATCTTGCCGACGCGCGCGGTGGTATAGCCGCTCGATCGGAAGGCTTGAGGCAAAGTGACGACCTGGGGGAGTTCGTCACGGAAGTGTCGGTCGAGATCGTACACTTTGATCTGGTCGGGACGGAGCCCCGTCATCACAGATGCTCGACTCGGGTTACAGAGAGGGATTTGATTGTAGGCTCGCTCGAATTTCACGCCCGTTGCAGCCAGGCGGTCGATGTGGGGTGTCTTTGCCGTGCTGTCGCCATAGCAGCCCAAGCTGCATGCTAGATCGTCAACGGCGATGAACAAAACATTGGGGGGCTTTGACTCGTCGGCCAGCGATGCGGAGCCAAGCAAGATGGCAACGCAAAATGGAGAAAGCCAAAGCTGTTTTCGCTTTTTTGTGGAGCGGCTTCGAATCACTTGACCAATATTCCTGAATCGGGGTTCTGCGGAGATCGGGGTTCTGCGGAGATTCGCATTCTCGCTTCTGGCTGGTCAATTCGCAAATTGTCTCAATTCGAGAGTCTTGCGAGAACACCGGTTTGCTAGATAAAGTGTCCGGTAAGGTTCGGAAGCTTATTCGGGGAGTTGTTACCGTCATGCGAGTTTGTCTTTTATTGGTCTTTTCGCTCTGCTGCGGTTGTAGCCGCCATGTGGCCGTGGAGGAAATCTCGGTCGACAAGCGGAAGAAACCGAACGATCTGCCGGTATTTGTCGCCCGTGATACGGATTGGCCCAGCTGGCGCGGCCCTCTGCAAAATGGGATATCTGTCTCACCGCCGGCACCCACCTCCTGGAGTGATTCGACCAATGTTTCCTGGAAAAGCCAGGTTCCCGGGCGTGGACATGGTTCACCGGTGATTGTCGGATCGCATGTCTATGTTGCCAGTGCCATTGATGCGCAACAGCAGCAGTTGGTGATGGCATTTAATCGGAAGACGGGAGCAGAAGTTTGGCGGACGATAGTCCATCAAGGCCCGTTGACGAAATCAGGTAAGATGCATCCGAAGGGGACGCATGCAAACGGAACGGTTGCCTGTGACGACCAGCACATGTTTGTAGCATTCCTGACCGAGAATTCGATCGTGGTTTCGGCATTGGATTTTGACGGCCAACTGATTTGGCAAAAGAAACTCGGTGCCTTCAATTCGAAGTTCGGATACGCCCCCTCCCCCGTTGTCTATAAGTCGTTCGTCATTTTTGCTGCCGACAATCAGGGTGGCGGCTATTTGGCAGCGCTTGATCGTCGAACCGGAGAGATCGTCTGGCGAAAAGCCCGATCGAACCACAGCAGTTACTCGTCGCCCGTCGTGGCGACTGTCGATGGCAAAGAGCAACTCTTGATCAGTGGGAGTCATCAGGTGAGCAGCTACGATCCTGGAAGCGGTGAGCTGATTTGGTCGTGTGAAGGTACGACGGAAGCGACTTGTGGCACCGTGGTCTGGAACGAGTCAACGGTGTTTGCCAGTGGAGGATATCCCGATTCTCAAACGTTGGC
Proteins encoded in this window:
- a CDS encoding DUF971 domain-containing protein: MKPPTKLQASREAGCLMISWPDGHEWSYPCKYLREKCRCAQCVHEITGALLLDPDSVPETIRIDDAKLVGNYALKIIWSDGHDTGLYTWPRLRELCGCSQCRNRDNLPEETVDGA
- the glpK gene encoding glycerol kinase GlpK, with the translated sequence MTKYVLAFDQGTTSSRAMVFDHQGQNIGVAQREFKQILPSPGMVEHNPIDIWETQYEVAVKAIEKAGQTAESIAAIGITNQRETTILWDRQTGEPVDNAIVWQSRISAGICDQLRREGYEDTFREKTGLLLDSYFSGTKVKYLLDKHEGLRERAARGEILFGTVDTYLIWRLTEGKTHITDMSNASRTLMFNLHTLDWDDELLKILGIPRAMLPEVGPSSGKLGEATVFGKSIPITGCAGDQQAALFGQACFHPGLAKNTYGTGCFLLMNTGDQPIQSGSNLLTTIGWSIDGKVTYCLEGSVFIGGAVVQWLRDGLGLIKSSEEIEQLVANVSDTEGVYLVPAFVGLGAPYWDPYARGTIVGLSRGTTAGHLGLAALESMAFQSRDVLQAMETAAGVKLDMLKVDGGASVNNRLLQFQSDILGVTVQRPTLPETTALGAAYLAGIAIDYWEGIDVVEQHWQLDQEFTPQMASDERETRYHRWQEAVKRSMGWQPHEK
- a CDS encoding polyhydroxyalkanoic acid system family protein; amino-acid sequence: MPSFNVEVPHSLGQAAAQERMASFLETMERKYKDQISDMQGSWADNVLTFSFSTFGIKIEGTMTVEEDKVLFKGELPFAAMMFKGKIASGIQEALEKALA
- a CDS encoding (5-formylfuran-3-yl)methyl phosphate synthase, with translation MTELLISVRSPTEFNIADQAGIRFIDVKEPEHGSLGAASIDVLRTIVAAAKPHHKVSVALGELLDDQALAAEEVPARTDFAKVGLAGCLNVKDWQQRLQKKHQALHPHVDSVAVAYADWQLARSPRIDDVFQAGLELGCSAFLIDTFDKSRGNLLAHLSESEIFRWIERGRRANKIMVVAGSLDQSAMRQLQPLSPTVMAVRSAACRGDRTQNIDADFVSKLCEICSSQAV
- the nadC gene encoding carboxylating nicotinate-nucleotide diphosphorylase, whose translation is MAKEFVQIEWSAAIEDDCRHLIRLAVREDLDRTFDWTTVALVPEQSRGAARMVSRQAGVAAGCQVVPIIIDELNAELEWLPLAADGDRLNQGDEIGSLRGSVRDLLVAERLVLNLVGRLTGIATLTSDYLAAIAGTEAKIYDTRKTTPGYRRLEKYAVRCGGGRNHRGGLYEAVLIKDNHLDFGLSDLGQPFTAAQAVVAAREFLHETLSKTQAEEMILEIEVDNLEQLDQVLPKAPDIVLLDNMTPSSLANAVSRRNRIAPQVQLEASGGVNLKTVREIADSGVDRISVGALTHSAASLDIGMDWQC
- a CDS encoding D-2-hydroxyacid dehydrogenase, coding for MKIVVLDGSTLNPGDNPWTGLETLGEVTVHDRSSEAELLDRCRGAQVLVTNKVRLDERLLKALPELKFITVTATGHDCVDTNMARELGISASNVPVYGTDSVAQHIFALILHIMHRVDIHDTAVRAGEWSARQDFSFWKQPLTELTGKSIGIVGFGRIGRAVGQLAHAFGMQVLANSRSQKDRPSYSPFEWTDIETLTRRADIISLNCPLTDQTKGLVNRNLLVQCKSSLVLINAGRGDLIVEADVADALNNGLIAAAGLDVVSREPITADNPLLSAKNCFITPHQAWATLEARRRLMQITVDNISAFVAGQPQNLIT
- a CDS encoding SpoVG family protein, giving the protein MQITDVQVNLCEGSEDRLRAYCAIVIDNEFVVHNIRIIEKSNGLLIAMPSRKLTLKCPSCRMKNPVDAKFCMTCGDACDREEADRQAEAKIHFDIAHPINPVCRQMIESAVLEAYRKARGSMVEKVG
- a CDS encoding sulfatase; amino-acid sequence: MLGSASLADESKPPNVLFIAVDDLACSLGCYGDSTAKTPHIDRLAATGVKFERAYNQIPLCNPSRASVMTGLRPDQIKVYDLDRHFRDELPQVVTLPQAFRSSGYTTARVGKIYHYNVPAAIGTNGFDDPPSWDQTLNPRGRDKSDERLVFNAEPHRKISGALSWLAAEGTDEEQTDGMIASEAIRWMANSGKRPFFLGVGFFRPHTPFVAPKKYFQLYPLITMRLPYAPANDRGDIPVAAFAHNCPIPNYNLKRNVLRSARQAYYASVSFIDAQVGRLLDALDRFELAENTIVVLWSDHGYHLGEHNGIWQKRTLFEQSARAPLIIRHPSAQGNGRSAQGIVEFVDIYPTLTKLAKVPTPTALAGQDLSPLLTNPAANWSGLAVTQILRPADDRLHQPVMGCTIRTTRWRFTEWAEGKSGVELYDHQNDPFEFDNLAIHSNRQTQEVIDRLRPLLRARASGTIPRTPFNPARL